A genome region from Drosophila simulans strain w501 chromosome 2R, Prin_Dsim_3.1, whole genome shotgun sequence includes the following:
- the LOC6734046 gene encoding uncharacterized protein LOC6734046: MSEQEFSYKRLLPTCRVIVSIMACVSCISGVAAGYLFMTSLSGVSEAVKIVWTTGSALYALSSLLLIIAVWKFIKWLAYPYMCMLLMAIAVYTMILQWLLKNLPAAVFSSVAISFIFLGVALNMTKNLEELRTSL; encoded by the exons ATGAGCGAACAGGAGTTCTCATATAAGAGACTTTTGCCGACTTGCAGGGTGATCGTCTCCATTATGGCCTGCGTATCCTGTATATCGGGCGTGGCTGCCGGCTACCTTTTTATGACCAGCTTGTCAGGCGTCTCTGAGGCGGTAAAGATTGTGTGGACCACCGGATCGGCTCTCTATGCATTATCCTCGCTCCTGTTGATTATTGCAGTTTGGAAG TTCATTAAATGGCTGGCCTATCCATACATGTGCATGCTGCTCATGGCCATTGCCGTCTACACGATGATCCTGCAGTGGTTACTCAAGAACCTACCGGCTGCCGTTTTCTCATCCGTGGCCATCAGCTTTATATTCCTTGGAGTGGCGTTGAACATGACCAAAAACCTGGAAGAACTACGCACATCTCTATAA
- the LOC6734048 gene encoding monocarboxylate transporter 12: MSSLQRDWHLQGSRGSVYCASEPDPTGGVQYESGGRLLHTKTAEGSGGGAGVDGSGGGVGLECGSLFSVVSAPPAPLPDIVVPTELDGKHMESAAFRSGCCSPNASPMRRPATLSLDTQCCPRTLHASLLEHQISELEEDDNENLLTVSSITARPLIAKSHELRSSRKSGSSSGSGLNTARSRCVRRAKERERDRVTVARRSKQVVKDRDSSTTTTESGGPNVEPPDGGYGWFIVFGAFSVQFWVAGLVKSYGVLYVEIMETFPSSTATVASWIPAILSALCLVLAPLSSALCQRFSCRTVVFVGGIFCAMGMILSYFATSLLHLLLTFGVLTGIGGGLSTTPGIVIVSQYFDKHRALANGICVSGTAAGSFILPVLIKHLAENCGFHGTILILGGCMLHVCVSATLYRPISAYTDQDSGQGQEETAKPLNEDINPSTTGILTTSTYLDTCDVGAGHELSDKFIEHLFLEESKNHLNYYASKQPAQDKSAQESDDEVKDIIGETTFIKPMKKVRSSGLLHSVEDLSTDSTWVYRKHSGTDSNRGSRRRRNVFANDEVISKIQAHLEKPLSPPSVVSRGLSKSMEIPTPVSNLSDLKQQPVEQAELGILDSQLVESIIDGDCHLAADEDDDDDEEQGPRTCCERIEMYLDISLLQDPSFILMCLSVTLMSVGCPYMLYYLPAHVISIGYNKSEAGYLVAISAVLDLIGRLGLGWLCDLQLFDRKKTYTLCILGAGCAVLTIPFAKTLVLVGLSAAVYGLCLGSWYVLMPVLLADVFGTDRISSSYGLVRMFQSIGAISVPPLAGLMRDLSGDYEICFYCMGSCMVLGTTPLIVWSILEARNHRLFVQREEEECEEA, encoded by the exons ATGTCGTCCCTACAGCGTGACTGGCATTTACAG GGTTCCCGGGGATCGGTTTACTGCGCGAGTGAACCGGACCCAACTGGTGGAGTCCAGTACGAGTCGGGAGGGCGCCTTCTCCACACGAAGACGGCTGAGGGCTCCGGCGGAGGGGCGGGCGTGGACGGGTCCGGTGGCGGAGTCGGCCTCGAATGCGGCTCCCTGTTCTCGGTGGTATCAGCGCCGCCGGCTCCACTGCCCGACATCGTTGTGCCCACCGAGCTGGATGGCAAGCACATGGAGTCCGCCGCCTTCCGCTCCGGATGCTGTTCACCCAACGCCTCGCCCATGCGACGACCCGCCACCCTCAGCCTGGACACGCAATGCTGCCCGAGGACCCTGCACGCCAGCCTGCTGGAGCATCAGATCtccgagctggaggaggatgACAATGAGAACCTGCTGACCGTGTCCAGCATCACGGCGCGACCGTTGATTGCCAAATCGCATGAGCTTCGCAGCAGTCGGAAGTCGGGTTCGAGTTCCGGATCGGGCTTGAATACGGCCCGGAGCAGGTGCGTCCGCCGGGCCAAGGAGCGTGAGCGAGATCGCGTGACCGTCGCCAGGCGTAGCAAGCAAGTGGTCAAGGATCGGGACTCCTCAACGACCACAACGGAGAGCGGTGGTCCGAATGTGGAGCCACCGGACGGCGGTTACGGTTGGTTCATCGTCTTCGGGGCCTTCTCCGTGCAATTCTGGGTGGCCGGACTGGTCAAGTCGTACGGCGTGCTGTATGTGGAGATTATGGAGACATTTCCGAGCTCTACGGCCACCGTGGCCTCCTGGATTCCAGCTATCCTGTCGGCTCTCTGTTTGGTCCTGGCCCCGCTGTCGAGTGCTCTTTGCCAGCGATTCTCCTGCCGAACGGTGGTCTTCGTCGGCGGCATTTTCTGCGCCATGGGCATGATACTGAGCTACTTTGCTACCAGTCTGCTGCACCTCCTCCTAACATTTGGCGTTCTCACAG GTATTGGTGGTGGCCTCTCGACTACTCCGGGCATAGTGATAGTGTCCCAATACTTTGACAAGCACCGTGCATTGGCCAATGGAATCTGCGTTTCGGGCACTGCCGCCGGCAGCTTCATCCTACCCGTGCTGATAAAGCACCTCGCAGAGAACTGTGGCTTCCACGGCACCATTCTGATCCTGGGCGGCTGCATGCTTCATGTGTGCGTTTCGGCAACTCTTTACCGCCCAATCAGTGCTTACACGGATCAGGACTCGGGCCAGGGACAGGAGGAGACGGCAAAGCCCCTGAACGAAGACATCAATCCGAGCACCACGGGCATTCTGACCACATCCACCTACCTAGACACCTGCGATGTGGGTGCGGGCCACGAGCTGAGCGACAAGTTTATCGAGCATCTGTTCCTGGAGGAGTCCAAGAACCACCTGAACTACTATGCCAGCAAGCAGCCAG CCCAGGACAAGTCAGCGCAGGAGAGCGACGATGAGGTAAAGGATATTATTGGCGAGACCACTTTCATCAAGCCCATGAAGAAGGTGCGCAGTTCTGGATTGCTGCACTCCGTCGAAGATCTGAGCACGGACTCCACTTGGGTCTATCGCAAGCACTCCGGCACTGACTCCAATCGCGGAAGTCGTCGTCGGCGCAATGTCTTTGCCAACGACGAGGTGATCTCCAAGATCCAAGCCCACTTGGAGAAGCCTCTTTCGCCGCCGAGTGTGGTCAGTCGCGGACTCAGCAAGAGCATGGAGATACCCACTCCGGTTAGCAACCTCAGTGATCTCAAGCAGCAGCCGGTGGAGCAGGCGGAGCTCGGCATTCTAGACTCCCAGCTGGTGGAGTCCATTATCGATGGCGACTGCCACCTTGCCGCcgatgaggatgatgacgacgacgaagaGCAGGGACCACGCACTTGCTGCGAGCGCATCGAGATGTACCTGGACATCAGTCTGCTGCAGGACCCGAGCTTTATCCTGATGTGCCTATCCGTCACCTTGATGTCCGTCGGCTGTCCCTACATGTTGTACTATCTGCCCGCCCACGTTATTTCAATAG GATACAATAAAAGTGAGGCGGGATACCTGGTGGCCATCAGCGCGGTCCTGGATTTGATTGGGCGCCTTGGACTCGGCTGGCTGTGCGACCTGCAGCTATTCGATCGCAAGAAGACCTACACCTTGTG CATTTTGGGCGCCGGATGTGCCGTGCTCACAATTCCCTTCGCCAAGACTCTGGTCTTAGTAGGTCTATCGGCCGCTGTCTATGGACTGTGCCTGGGTAGCTGGTATGTCCTTATGCCGGTCCTCCTTGCGGACGTCTTTGGCACGGACAGGATCAGTTCGAGCTACGGGCTGGTGAGGATGTTCCAGAGCATCGGGGCCATATCGGTGCCGCCGCTGGCAGGACTGATGCGAGATCTTTCCGGGGACTACGAGATATGCTTCTACTGCATGGGATCCTGCATGGTACTCGGGACCACTCCGCTGATCGTGTGGTCCATCCTGGAGGCCCGCAACCATCGCTTGTTTGTTCagcgcgaggaggaggagtgcgaGGAGGCCTAG